The genome window ATATATTTTTTTAGGTTATCTTTTTTCACAATTTCACCTCTTATTTAAAATTTCAAGTGTATTTCTTACAATATAGTTTTAATATTTATAGTTAAAAATATTCATATATACAGATAATAAATTGAATAAGTTTATTGTAATATATATAAAATTAATATTAATTGTCTTAAATAAAGTATATATAAATGATAAAATATAAAGAGAAATCATTGTAGATAAGTTAGACTGATTTAACTTGAAGGGATATTAAAGATGGATAATATAAGAAGTTTATTAAATGATGTTGTTTTTTTAGATATAGAAGTTAGTGGATTAGATTATTTAAATTCAGAAATTTTAGAAGTTGGTGTTGTTAAGGTTAAAGATTGGAAAATAGAGACCTATCAATCATTAATAAAAAATAAATACAATATACCTATAGAAGTATTTTCACTATTTAGTAATTTAGAAAAAAATGATTTAGAGACAGCTTATGAGATAGAAAAAGTAGAAGATGAACTTATAAATTTTGTAGAAGATAGTGTGATTATATGTCATGATTTAAGTTTGAAAAAAAAGTTTTTTGAGTATCATATGCCAAAGTTAAAAAACAGATTTGTCGATTTAATTGAGTTAGCAGTTATTTTAGAGCCATATCATAAAGAGTATAGTTTAGAGTATTTAAAAAATAATGTAACCAATTGTAATTCTAAAGTGAAAAATAGAGCTTTATCAGATGCTATTGATATCATAAATATTGTAAATTGCCTTCTCGTAAGATTTAGCAGTTACGAAAAAACTACTTTAGAGCCATTGAGTTTTAAAATAAATTCGTATTTTAATAAGTTTAATCTTTCAACATGGGAATGGAGTAAATTTTTAGAAGAGGCAAACTATGATTTATCAAACAATATAAATATCAAAAAAGAATATAAGAGATTTAATTCAAAAGAAGAAAATAAAAAAGAAAAAGAAACATTAAAAATTTTAAATAAAGAAGAAAAAAATTATGAAGAATTATTAAAGTACAAAGCCATCTGGGAGAATAAAGAAGGATTTACATATGAGTATAGACCTGGTCAATATGAGCTTACTAAAACAATACGGGAGTTGTTTAGAAATAGTGAATACGAAGAAAAAATTGCATGTATAGAAGCACCAACTGGTATAGGTAAAAGTGTAGGATATTTATTGCCTGCAATACTAGAAGCTAGAATTAATAAAAAAAGATTGTTAATTTCTACTGATACAAAGGAATTGCAGATACAATTAATAAATAAAGATATTCCAAATGTGTTAGATTCTTTGGGTCTAAATGGAAAAGTAAGTTATGGATATATAAAGGGAAAAAATAACTATATCTGTATAGATAGACTGGAATCATATATAACAGATTATGAATCTCAAAACCCTACTAAAGGAGAAATATTATCTTTAATATTTTTAGAGAGGTTAGTTGAAGGTGGTAAGTATGGAGATATAGAAGAAATAAATTATTGGGTGTTGGATAATTTCAATGAAATAAGCATTCACTTAAGAAATATAAGTTGTGACTCAAATATGTGCAGACCTAAAAAATGTAAAAAGGATTGTTTATATAAAAATAGAATAGAAGAATTGAAAGAAGAACATATAACGGTAGTAAATCATTCACTATTAGCTAAATGGCCATATAAGGATGAAAAACCTTTAGAAAATATAATAGTAGATGAGGCACATAATTTGACTGAAAAAGGATATGATTTTTTTTCAAGTATTATAAATTCAAAGTCCTTAAGGTATCTATTGCAAGAAATTTATCCTTACGAGTTTATTCAAAATAGTAGCTTTATATATAAAAAATATAGTAGAAATATGAGGAAAATAAAGGCTTTTGATAAATTTTATAATGTACTAAAAATTGAAAGAGAAGATAAACAAAAAATTGCTAGAAGTATAAATCTAATTCTTGAAGAGGTAGATTCAATATTAAACTTTGGTAGTGGTAGTGAATATAATAGTGTAAGTAATTATAATTTAAGATGGGAACTGAATTTGCAAATAGATGAAATCGTGGGAAAGCTAAATAAGGATGGCGTAGATACTGAAATAAGCTATAGAGCTTATAGTGAAAAGATAAAGTTAAGTTGTGAAAAAATAATAAGAAATTTAGTTTCAATAATAATAATAATTTATAGGAATATTGATGATGATAGTATAGATAAAGAAGCAGATATATATAAATTTGGAAAGGCAAAGACAAGAGATTTAGAGGATATAAAGATTATCTTTGAAATCTTTTTAGAGTATGATGAAAAGGATGATTATGCAAGGATAGTTGAAGTTGATAAGAATTATAATGATTTTGAATTTCGAGTAGTGCCGTTAAAAATAGCGGATTTGTTTGAAGAAAATATTTTATCTCAATTAGAGAAAGGAATATTTTTATCTGCAACTTTGAGTTTATCTGAAAGTATGTCTTATTTTAAAAATACATTAGGAATAGACAGAGTTAAGAATGTAGAAAAGATTATAGAACCAATTTTTGATTATAAAAATAGAGTTTCTGTAGTTGCATTTTCTGATATCTGTGAGTACAGAAACTCTGAATTTCCAAATGAAATGAGTAAAATTATATCTAATATATCACAGATTACAGAAGGACATACATTGGCTCTTTTTAATAGTAAAGATAGACAAGAAAAGACTTATGAAATATTGAAAAAATACTTACATAGTTTTAACTTAGAAATTTATGCTGATAAAAAGGGTATAAGGCATCTTAATGACTTAAATAGAAAGTGTGTAGTACTTGGCTCAAAAGGATGTTTTGAAGGGGTAGATATTCCAGGAGATGGTTTGGTTTGTGTAACTTTAGACAAGCTTCCAAATCTAAACCCAAAAGACCCTTTGTACTTTACTATAATGAAGAAGTACGATATAGATTACTATACTATAAATTATCCTCAAATGACCATAAAGGTAAAGCAAGCCATGGGGAGAATTTTAAGAAGTAAATATGACTATGGATGTTTTGTGGTTTTTGATGTAGGAACTAATATAAGTGTACTAAAAAGACTAGAGAAAGACTTACATGGTTGTAAAATTTCAAAGATGAATAGCAATGAGTTTTATACTTATATAAAGCAACATTTAAATAAATCTAGAGGTTTAATACTAAAATCGGTTATATTTGATACTATAAAAGCGTTGAATGTTGATTCTAAAATAGACAACAATGATGTTGATAAGGATATTATAAGAAAAGCTATGAATGAAAATATAAGACAAAGAGCTATAAAAGGAGAAGTGTATTATATTGATATTGTAAATAAAGATATGAAAGTAAAGTATTTTGATAGAAAATATATGATAAATTTAGATATATTTATGAGAGAAGAACATAAAAACTAAGAGTGGGAGTGATATATTTGGCAAAACAAAAGTTTTATGCTGTAAAAAAGGGTAGAAGTATAGGTGTGTATAATACATGGGATGAGTGCAAAAAACAAGTAAATGGATTTTCAGGAGCTAAATATAAAAGTTTTCCTACTTTACAAGAAGCAAAAGAGTATATTTATGGGCCAGAAAAATTGAGCTTTAAAGAAGATGAGGAGTTTATAGAAGCATATGTAGATGGAAGTTATGAACATTCAATAAAGATGTATGGTTCAGGTGTTGTGATTCTAAAAAATAATGAAGTTATAAAAACTTATAGTGAAAAAGGAAAAGAGAAAACTCTAGTAGGGATGAGAAATGTAGCTGGAGAGATAGAAGCTTCTAAAATTGCAATGAAGTACTGTATTGACAATAATATTCAAAACTTGATTTTATATTTTGACTATGAAGGTATTGAAAAGTGGTGTACTGGAGTTTGGAAAACAAATAAAGAAGGAACTATATCATATAAAAATTTCTATGACAGCATTAAGAATAAACTGAATGTAAAATTTACAAAGGTTAAAGCACATTCTGGAAATAAGTATAATGAGGAAGCTGATAAATTAGCTAAAAAAGCTATTGGTGTATAATGAAAAAATATTTATATATAGTGAGATGCTATAAGAGTATATTTAAACTCTTAATTTATAATTAAATAACTTATAATTAAATAAATTTTGATTAAAAAAGCAGATTGTATTATGAGAAAATAAGTATCTAATTTATAAATAATTAGTAGTATTAATTAGACATCGCTTATTTAATATAATAAAATCTGCATTTTTTATATACTTATAAAATTTTCCTACATTCTATTAGAATTGCCCATAAATCCCCTCAAGTTCTTCTTTTAATACCTCAGGGTCATTTATACCAATAGACATGGTTCTAGCCAATATATTTGCTTGGTCGTAAGTTGATGTCCATGAGAATACACCACCTAGACAATTTCTAAGAACATATTGAGTTTTTAAGAATATTGATAAAGCATCATCATATGACATTGCAAAATCTCCATCTTTAACTAAAAATGGGACTTGAGCAACATTATCAAATCTATATTCATATCCATTTTTATTTATATAATCCCTTCTAAGTTCATCGTAAGTTCTTGTTATAGTAGCACCTAATCTTCCGTAAAATGGTATACCAAGAAGGATTTTTTCAGAAGGCATTCCAGCATTTTCAAGATTTCTTACCATTGCATCAACACTATATCCTGGTAAAGATAAGTCAGAATCAAAAAGGTTTGCTTGATGTTTTCTAGCATTTGGTCCTGTTTCACCTGCTGTAAAATCATAACTCATAAGATTAAAATAATCTATTATAGGAGCTATTTTATCTATTTCAGCACTTGAATTTATATATCCTCTATCTCCTGTTCCAGCTACACTAAGCCATTTGTCATCCCCTATAACGTCTCTTATGGCAGTTAGTAGTAGTGTAAAGTTTTCTCTATCTTGAGGTCTTGATTTTATTCCAGATGCACTACTTCCAGGGTATTCCCAGTCTATATCTACTCCATTTAAAGCATATTCATTTATCATTTGATTAACCTGTCTTGCAAAATTATATCTAGATGTAGGAGTTAATGCTGCATCAGAGAAGCCTTCAGCCCCCCAACCTCCAATAGCTACAATTACTTGTAAGCTAGGTTTTTCAGCTTTAAGAGCAAGTAATTGATTTAAAAATCTAGGATAAGGAATAAACAAATTGCCAGACTGGTCTATCTCTGCAAAAGCAAAGATAACAGCATCCAATAATTCAGCATCTACATTAGTTGGGTTACCAAGAACGTATTCTGCCACAATTGGATTTATATCTGGACAGTTTATATTTTCAACTATTGGATTGTATGGATCTGTTATTTGTGGTCTAGCTAGTTTTTTTGAATCTTTTAAAGTCTTCATAGCTATTTTTTTAGTGTTTTTTTCACTAGTATAATCGTAGTTTTTATAATTGTGTTTGTAGAAATCTTCATAACTACTATCTTCTTTACCGTAGTTAGAATTTATTTTGTCACAAGATTTGTCTTTATCATAGTTAGAATCTATTTCATTGCAAGATTTATCTTTAAACTTATCTTGCTTGGAATTGTGAACCTTGTTAGTATTTTTATTATATTTTTTGTCATGGTTGTAATTATCTTTAATATCAGCCTTGTGTTCTTGTTTACAGTCAAAATCTTTGTTCATGTAGTCATGATGTTCATGTTCACAATTACATTCCTTTTCAATGTTTTTAGTATGTTCTGTTTTCCAACTACTAGTAGTATCAATTTTTTTGTTCAATTCTTCATCATTATAATTATCTGGTACAAAACATAAGTACCAGTCCATACAGGAATATTTCTTATTACAGCTATTAACTCTATTTTTTAATTCTTTATAGTTTTTAGGATATGGTAAAATCACTGGCATTCCAGGGAACCAGTTTGCAGGAGTAACTATATTATCTCTATCACTAGTTTGAAGTGCATCTACTATTCTAAGTATTTCTGGAATATTTCTTCCTGTAGTTAGTGGATAATAAAGAATCGTTCTTAAAATTTGATTATTATCTATAATAAATACAGATCGAACAGTTGATGTATCGCTCATTGGTTTTGATATCATGCCATATAATTTGGCAATTCTCATATCTCTATCTTCTATAATAGGAAATGGTATTTCTACACCTGTAAGTAAAGACATATTGTACATCCAAGCTAAATGTGAGCTGTTGCTATCAACACTTAGACCAATTAGTTCCGTATTTCTTTTTTTAAATTCGTCATAATATTTAGCAAAACATAAAAATTCTGTAGTACAAACTGGTGTAAAATCACCAGGATGTGAAAATAAAACAATCCAATTACCTTTATAATCAGAGAGTCTAATAGGGCCGTTTGTTGTATTGGCTTTAAAATCAGGAGCCTTTGATCCTAAACTTGGCAAATTTGGCATGTAAATCACCCCTCAATAAATTATCATTTATTTTATTCTATTAATTAGTACATATTAGTGTTACTACTTTATTAAAAATTAAGTAACCCTTATGTCAAAAAAAGATATTTATTAAAAAGATTTAATATTTTCCTAATATAAATGACAATAGTAATTGCTATTTTTTTACTAATTTGGTATAGTAATGGATAAGGGTTAGTGTCAATTTTAGTGATTATACGAGGTGAGTGGATTGAAAAAAATTCTAAGAATTTTAATTATCTCCATGATGATATGTTTTGCAATGACTTTTGCATTAGTATTAATAAATTCAGTTATGGGAGTGCATATAGGATTGGATTATTACTTTTTGATGGGAAGCATACTTACAGTTTGTTTAACAATTGGAATTGTTTTATGCAATGCTAGAAAAATATTTGATAGCAAAACTATACATAAAACAAGAATGAAAAATGTCAGTGCTGATAAAAAACAAAAGAGTCATTCTAGGGATATAAAAAGAAAGATATCATAGTTTATGTAGAGGAAATATTTATGTATAAAATAATGATTGATAGGTAAAATAAAAACACGATTTAAGTTGTGTTTTTATTTTTTTTCAGGAATTATGATATAATAACCAATAAGAAATTTAGTTTACCATAAAATATAAAGATTGCTAAATGGAGAGGGAATTATAATGAATTTTAGAGATTTATTTGAGAAATCTGTAGATTTTATTGATGAAAAAAGAAAATCTATAGTTACAATTTCATTATCAGCACTAGGTGTAATTGTTTTAATGATAATATTTTTCTTAAGTAGTAATGAGTTTAGTGTAGGAAATGAAGCTAATGAGTTGTTAAAAATTATAGAGAAAAGACAATATTCTATAGCTGTTGATTATTATGCAAGTATAGAAAAAAAGTTTTCTGATTCAAAAATGGAAAGGTTTAATAAATCTGTTTCTAAAAAAATAAACAAATTGCTATTAAATAGTGGTGATAAATACTTGGATGGAGATATAAGTCAAGAAAGTTTTATTGGATTAATAAATACAGTGAAAGAGCTAAACAAAATAAGTATAGATGTTGAGGATTTATTAGTTCAAGCTGATAGAGTTAGAGAAATGTATAAAGAAGAAAATACTACTTATGATATTGCCATTAACTATATAAACACTATTTCAATATTGAATGGTATAGGTAGTAACTTAGATGTATACAAACAGAATATAGAAACAATCAAAGAGTCCAGAGATGTTTATGATTCAGCAGTAAAAGACCAAAAAGTATATAAGTATTATGAAGCTATTGAAAAGTATAATAAGGTATTAAAAGAAGATGAAAAGTATTACGATATGGCTCAAAATGGGAAAGAACAATGTATTGAAGAAATGTATGATTACTATATAAGTAGAGCTGAAGAGGCAAATACTTCTGGAGATTATGAAAGAGCATTACAGTATATAGAATATCTAAAAGAAGATTATTCAGATGATGAAAAGGTACAGAGTTTAGAAAAAAAATATAAAAAGAATCTATCATTGTATACTTTAACGTCTGATGACATTATAAATATAATATCCAAAAAAAGTGGGAAAGACAAGGCAAATCTATCTATAAACTCACTTCCACAAATGATAAAAAATAATAAATACTATTATGCTGAAGTATATGAGTATGACAAATTAATAAATGAGGTCTTGGTAAGTGCAAAAACTAAAGATTTATATTCCTATAAAGATGGTAAAAAAGATTACAAAGTAGATTATGGTGATGGATACTTTAGAATATTAGAAGATGGAAGCTATCAATTTGGTATTACAAAAGATAAAGCTAAATTTGTATTAACTAATACTCTTGATGAAAAAGAAAATAAGTATAAAAAGATTGAGATATTAGACATAGAAAAAGCTGACAGATATGTAAAAAGTAAAAAGAGTTTAGAGGAATTATTTGGGAAATATAAAAATATTTATTATTATGCTGTAGTAAACAAAGGTTTTTTTAGAGGTAAAGAGGTTTATGCCATTAATATTTACAATGAAAAAATATATACCATATCAGAAAATGGGTTAAATGAATATTAATTAATTATATTAATAATGTTAAATTATTATGTAATTAAAAAGTTTTTGATTTTTTAAGGCATATTATGTAGTAATATAATAGTAGGTGTATATAAATAATTTTATTGTAAGGAGAAGTATGGGATGATTAGTGTGAACAAAAAGCTAGTTATAGCTATTGGAGCTGTAGCATTAGTAGTAATAATTTTTATAGGCATAATGTTTATGCAATTTAAAGGGGAGAAAATAGCAAAAAACACATATGTTAATGGAGTAAATATTGGAAAATTAACTAAACCACAAGCAAAACAGGAGTTAGCTAAAAAATACAAATTAGAGAATGTTGAGTTTAGTTATAATGGTAAAAGTTGGAAAGTAAAAAGCGAAGATTTAAATTTATCTACTGACTTGGATAAAACAGTAGAAAATGCATATAATTTAAATAGAAAGAGTGGTTTCTTTGAGAATTTATCAAAAACTATTTCAGCAAATTTTGGGAAAAAGAGCAACTTAGTAGTAGTGATAAATTATGATAAAAATAAATTAAAAGCAGAAATGGAAAAAATAGCTAAAGAAATAGATGTAGATGTAAAAGATGCAACTCTTGATATAAGTGGTGAAAAAGTAAAGGTTGTACCAGATTCTGATGGTCTTAAAATGGATGTTTCTAAGAGTATGGAGAATTTTGATAATCAAACTAAAAAAGGTAAGTATAAAAATGAGTTAGTGGTAAAATCTACTCCAGCAAAAGTAAAAAAAGAGCAACTTGCTAATATAGATACAAATTTAGGTAAGTATTCAACAACGTTTAAAACTTCCCAAATAAATAGAAGTATAAACATAAAATTAGCAACAGATAATATAAGTAATATATTACTTATGCCAGGAGAAACTTTCTCATTTAATAAACATACAGGTAAAAGAAGCAAGGAAAATGGATATAAGAGTGCACCTGTAATAATGGAAGGTGAGATGGAAGAAGACTATGGTGGAGGAGTTTGTCAAGTTTCATCTACATTATACAATTCTGTGTTATACGCAGGTCTAGAAATTGTTAATGTAAAAAATCATACAATACCATCAAGCTATGTTCCAAAAGGAAGAGATGCAACTGTTGCAGATAGTGGAATAGATTTCTTATTTAAAAATAATCTAAAGCATCCAATTTACATAAAAAATTACGTTTCAGGGAATCAAATTGTTTGCAACATATATGGAAGTGCAGAAGATAAACAAAACATAACAATATCAACAAAACTAGATGGTGTTTCACAGAATACAATGAAAAGGGTTAATGACCCTACAATGCCTAAAGGTAAAGAAAAAGTAGATAAGAGTGGAAGAAATGCATATTCTGTATCAACATATAGAACATTTAATGATGCAAATGGTAAGAAAATAAAAACTGAAAAAATAGCTAATTCATATTATCCTAAGAAGGAAGGTATTATATTAGTTGGAACTATGGAACCAAAACCAGAGGAAAAACCGAATACAGATGAAAATAAAAATAATCAGAACACAAATAATCAAAATCCGGATAATAAACCAAAACCAGAAACACCACCAACTGATAATAAGCCTAATGAGACACAACCACAACCGCAAGCTTAAAGTTCTCAAGAATAGGATTTATGTAGAGTATTAAAAAATATAAATCTAAATAGGAGGGATTACTTTGAATTTAAATAATATAACGAATTACGTTCAAAGTATTTGCGAGAATATTTCTAATGTGTTGGATGTAGATGTTACCTTAGTTACAAAAGATTTAACTAGGATAGCAGGTACAGGAATATTCAGAGGTAAAATAGGAGAGACAATATCAGAGAAATCTGTATACTCTCTTGTTTTAAAAGATGGAAAATCCTATGTTATAAATAAGGAGATAGAAGAGAACTGTAATAAATGTGCAAATAGAGAAAATTGTAAAGAGTTAGCTGATATATGTACTCCCGTTAAAATGGGAGAGCATATACTTGGAATCTTGGGTATAGCTGCATTTAATGAAGAGCAAAAAGAAAAGATACTTTCAAAAGATAAGGAGTTAACTGCTTTTGTAAGGAG of Clostridioides sp. ES-S-0054-01 contains these proteins:
- a CDS encoding exonuclease: MDNIRSLLNDVVFLDIEVSGLDYLNSEILEVGVVKVKDWKIETYQSLIKNKYNIPIEVFSLFSNLEKNDLETAYEIEKVEDELINFVEDSVIICHDLSLKKKFFEYHMPKLKNRFVDLIELAVILEPYHKEYSLEYLKNNVTNCNSKVKNRALSDAIDIINIVNCLLVRFSSYEKTTLEPLSFKINSYFNKFNLSTWEWSKFLEEANYDLSNNINIKKEYKRFNSKEENKKEKETLKILNKEEKNYEELLKYKAIWENKEGFTYEYRPGQYELTKTIRELFRNSEYEEKIACIEAPTGIGKSVGYLLPAILEARINKKRLLISTDTKELQIQLINKDIPNVLDSLGLNGKVSYGYIKGKNNYICIDRLESYITDYESQNPTKGEILSLIFLERLVEGGKYGDIEEINYWVLDNFNEISIHLRNISCDSNMCRPKKCKKDCLYKNRIEELKEEHITVVNHSLLAKWPYKDEKPLENIIVDEAHNLTEKGYDFFSSIINSKSLRYLLQEIYPYEFIQNSSFIYKKYSRNMRKIKAFDKFYNVLKIEREDKQKIARSINLILEEVDSILNFGSGSEYNSVSNYNLRWELNLQIDEIVGKLNKDGVDTEISYRAYSEKIKLSCEKIIRNLVSIIIIIYRNIDDDSIDKEADIYKFGKAKTRDLEDIKIIFEIFLEYDEKDDYARIVEVDKNYNDFEFRVVPLKIADLFEENILSQLEKGIFLSATLSLSESMSYFKNTLGIDRVKNVEKIIEPIFDYKNRVSVVAFSDICEYRNSEFPNEMSKIISNISQITEGHTLALFNSKDRQEKTYEILKKYLHSFNLEIYADKKGIRHLNDLNRKCVVLGSKGCFEGVDIPGDGLVCVTLDKLPNLNPKDPLYFTIMKKYDIDYYTINYPQMTIKVKQAMGRILRSKYDYGCFVVFDVGTNISVLKRLEKDLHGCKISKMNSNEFYTYIKQHLNKSRGLILKSVIFDTIKALNVDSKIDNNDVDKDIIRKAMNENIRQRAIKGEVYYIDIVNKDMKVKYFDRKYMINLDIFMREEHKN
- a CDS encoding ribonuclease H family protein, translated to MAKQKFYAVKKGRSIGVYNTWDECKKQVNGFSGAKYKSFPTLQEAKEYIYGPEKLSFKEDEEFIEAYVDGSYEHSIKMYGSGVVILKNNEVIKTYSEKGKEKTLVGMRNVAGEIEASKIAMKYCIDNNIQNLILYFDYEGIEKWCTGVWKTNKEGTISYKNFYDSIKNKLNVKFTKVKAHSGNKYNEEADKLAKKAIGV
- a CDS encoding peroxiredoxin, giving the protein MPNLPSLGSKAPDFKANTTNGPIRLSDYKGNWIVLFSHPGDFTPVCTTEFLCFAKYYDEFKKRNTELIGLSVDSNSSHLAWMYNMSLLTGVEIPFPIIEDRDMRIAKLYGMISKPMSDTSTVRSVFIIDNNQILRTILYYPLTTGRNIPEILRIVDALQTSDRDNIVTPANWFPGMPVILPYPKNYKELKNRVNSCNKKYSCMDWYLCFVPDNYNDEELNKKIDTTSSWKTEHTKNIEKECNCEHEHHDYMNKDFDCKQEHKADIKDNYNHDKKYNKNTNKVHNSKQDKFKDKSCNEIDSNYDKDKSCDKINSNYGKEDSSYEDFYKHNYKNYDYTSEKNTKKIAMKTLKDSKKLARPQITDPYNPIVENINCPDINPIVAEYVLGNPTNVDAELLDAVIFAFAEIDQSGNLFIPYPRFLNQLLALKAEKPSLQVIVAIGGWGAEGFSDAALTPTSRYNFARQVNQMINEYALNGVDIDWEYPGSSASGIKSRPQDRENFTLLLTAIRDVIGDDKWLSVAGTGDRGYINSSAEIDKIAPIIDYFNLMSYDFTAGETGPNARKHQANLFDSDLSLPGYSVDAMVRNLENAGMPSEKILLGIPFYGRLGATITRTYDELRRDYINKNGYEYRFDNVAQVPFLVKDGDFAMSYDDALSIFLKTQYVLRNCLGGVFSWTSTYDQANILARTMSIGINDPEVLKEELEGIYGQF
- a CDS encoding UbiD family decarboxylase codes for the protein MNFRDLFEKSVDFIDEKRKSIVTISLSALGVIVLMIIFFLSSNEFSVGNEANELLKIIEKRQYSIAVDYYASIEKKFSDSKMERFNKSVSKKINKLLLNSGDKYLDGDISQESFIGLINTVKELNKISIDVEDLLVQADRVREMYKEENTTYDIAINYINTISILNGIGSNLDVYKQNIETIKESRDVYDSAVKDQKVYKYYEAIEKYNKVLKEDEKYYDMAQNGKEQCIEEMYDYYISRAEEANTSGDYERALQYIEYLKEDYSDDEKVQSLEKKYKKNLSLYTLTSDDIINIISKKSGKDKANLSINSLPQMIKNNKYYYAEVYEYDKLINEVLVSAKTKDLYSYKDGKKDYKVDYGDGYFRILEDGSYQFGITKDKAKFVLTNTLDEKENKYKKIEILDIEKADRYVKSKKSLEELFGKYKNIYYYAVVNKGFFRGKEVYAINIYNEKIYTISENGLNEY
- a CDS encoding VanW family protein, which translates into the protein MISVNKKLVIAIGAVALVVIIFIGIMFMQFKGEKIAKNTYVNGVNIGKLTKPQAKQELAKKYKLENVEFSYNGKSWKVKSEDLNLSTDLDKTVENAYNLNRKSGFFENLSKTISANFGKKSNLVVVINYDKNKLKAEMEKIAKEIDVDVKDATLDISGEKVKVVPDSDGLKMDVSKSMENFDNQTKKGKYKNELVVKSTPAKVKKEQLANIDTNLGKYSTTFKTSQINRSINIKLATDNISNILLMPGETFSFNKHTGKRSKENGYKSAPVIMEGEMEEDYGGGVCQVSSTLYNSVLYAGLEIVNVKNHTIPSSYVPKGRDATVADSGIDFLFKNNLKHPIYIKNYVSGNQIVCNIYGSAEDKQNITISTKLDGVSQNTMKRVNDPTMPKGKEKVDKSGRNAYSVSTYRTFNDANGKKIKTEKIANSYYPKKEGIILVGTMEPKPEEKPNTDENKNNQNTNNQNPDNKPKPETPPTDNKPNETQPQPQA
- a CDS encoding Fis family transcriptional regulator: MNLNNITNYVQSICENISNVLDVDVTLVTKDLTRIAGTGIFRGKIGETISEKSVYSLVLKDGKSYVINKEIEENCNKCANRENCKELADICTPVKMGEHILGILGIAAFNEEQKEKILSKDKELTAFVRSMSDLISFKLDELYKQEVKTIDDLEREAIENAIKKYGSNTEGMKKVAEALNIGIATLYRKVKKFNIKS